A window of Microcystis aeruginosa FD4 contains these coding sequences:
- the ybeY gene encoding rRNA maturation RNase YbeY: MSETLPLVVDLCLQDNYFDPGNSPVDGETWHYWLETWLGYLSDYLPVAAGYELSLRLTDDREIQDYNCQYRHKDQPTDVLAFAALEVDFPVDEGILETEPLYLGDIIISVETAQQQALTQNHPLARELAWLTTHACLHLLGWDHPDETSLLEMLSLQETLLTTVEMPIHS; encoded by the coding sequence GTGAGTGAGACTTTGCCCCTAGTGGTGGATTTATGCCTACAGGATAATTATTTTGATCCCGGAAATAGTCCTGTGGATGGGGAAACTTGGCACTATTGGTTGGAGACATGGTTAGGCTATCTATCGGATTATCTCCCCGTTGCCGCCGGTTATGAACTAAGTTTGCGCTTAACAGACGATCGAGAAATTCAGGACTATAATTGCCAATATCGCCACAAAGATCAACCGACGGATGTTCTCGCTTTTGCCGCTCTGGAAGTGGATTTCCCAGTGGATGAGGGCATTTTAGAGACAGAACCTTTATATTTGGGGGATATTATCATCTCTGTCGAGACAGCACAACAACAGGCTTTAACACAAAATCATCCTTTGGCGCGAGAATTGGCCTGGTTAACTACCCACGCTTGTTTACATCTTTTGGGTTGGGACCATCCCGATGAAACAAGTCTCTTGGAAATGCTATCTTTACAGGAAACTTTGTTAACAACCGTCGAAATGCCGATACATAGTTAG
- a CDS encoding DUF3285 domain-containing protein yields the protein MTEPVSTTDPAVETATEAQPSYVKLAMRNMVKKKGISLKHFFLTTAALLGFFVGISYLTRP from the coding sequence ATGACTGAACCTGTTAGCACCACTGACCCCGCAGTAGAAACGGCCACCGAAGCACAACCCAGTTACGTTAAGCTGGCGATGCGGAATATGGTTAAGAAAAAAGGCATCTCGTTAAAACACTTTTTTTTGACTACGGCAGCCCTATTAGGCTTTTTTGTCGGTATTTCCTATCTGACGCGTCCCTAG
- a CDS encoding class I SAM-dependent methyltransferase — protein sequence MSDDATIRTAVQRLYNTYPFPPEPLLDEPPPGYNWRWNWIAAYNFCCHRKPEREDIRILDAGCGTGAGTEYLLALNPFAHVVAIDISEKALEIAKERCNRSGVAAKHRGSLDFHHLPLESATNLPGEFDLINCVGVLHHLPDPIKGIQSLAQKLAPGGLLHIFVYAQLGRWEIQLMQSAIALLQGDRRGDYKDGVAVGREIFASLPEDNRILKREKERWSMENHRDESFADMYVHPREVDYNIDTLFQLIDASGLAFIGFSNPSYWQLERLLGKSPELMARAQNLGERERYRLTELLDPEITHYEFFLAKPPILTADWSRDQVLENAVAEVHPCLYGWPSASVLDYDYRPVNLSEREFAFLQACDGRLTVAAIDAQVALGLTGVRSLQQRQLLILS from the coding sequence ATGTCCGACGACGCTACTATTCGCACTGCTGTACAACGTCTCTACAATACCTATCCTTTTCCCCCCGAACCGCTCCTAGACGAACCTCCTCCGGGTTACAATTGGCGCTGGAATTGGATTGCTGCCTATAACTTTTGTTGTCATCGTAAACCCGAACGAGAGGATATCCGGATTCTCGATGCGGGTTGTGGTACTGGTGCGGGAACCGAATATCTGCTTGCGCTCAACCCTTTCGCTCATGTAGTCGCTATAGATATCAGTGAAAAAGCTCTAGAAATTGCCAAAGAACGCTGTAATCGTTCGGGAGTCGCAGCAAAGCACCGAGGTTCTCTCGATTTTCACCATTTACCCCTTGAATCGGCCACTAATCTCCCCGGAGAATTTGATTTAATTAACTGCGTTGGGGTGCTGCACCATCTCCCGGACCCGATTAAAGGGATTCAATCCCTCGCGCAAAAACTGGCCCCCGGTGGTCTGCTGCATATTTTCGTCTATGCACAATTGGGCCGCTGGGAAATCCAGTTAATGCAGTCTGCGATCGCACTTTTGCAGGGAGACCGACGCGGGGATTATAAAGATGGGGTCGCTGTCGGCCGAGAGATTTTTGCCTCTCTACCAGAAGATAATCGCATTTTGAAACGGGAAAAAGAGCGTTGGTCAATGGAAAATCATCGCGATGAGTCCTTCGCTGATATGTATGTTCACCCCCGGGAAGTGGACTATAATATCGATACCCTCTTTCAACTGATTGACGCGTCAGGATTAGCCTTTATTGGCTTTTCTAACCCTTCCTACTGGCAATTAGAGCGTTTATTGGGTAAATCCCCCGAATTGATGGCTAGAGCGCAAAATTTAGGGGAAAGGGAACGTTATCGCTTGACGGAATTATTAGACCCCGAAATCACCCACTATGAATTTTTCCTCGCTAAACCACCGATTCTGACTGCCGATTGGTCCCGGGATCAAGTCCTAGAGAATGCAGTGGCCGAAGTTCATCCCTGTCTTTACGGTTGGCCTAGTGCAAGTGTTCTAGATTACGATTATCGGCCAGTTAATCTCTCGGAGAGAGAATTTGCTTTTCTACAAGCTTGTGATGGTCGTTTAACCGTGGCAGCAATCGATGCTCAAGTTGCTTTAGGATTAACTGGTGTGCGTTCTTTACAACAGCGCCAACTACTGATTTTAAGTTAG
- a CDS encoding AAA family ATPase — MRIKSIKLINYRGAVSLNIDFHRQINVFIGVNGAGKSTVLDSLAIMLSWLVNRLKNTNASGRQISETEINNGQGTAIIEITGVTEDSQEITWKIVKTRTGYIHAGERSNFSQLNEYTQQIQRQITEHQGQINLPLFVYYSVNRAVLDIPLKIKTKHKFDSLSAYENDLTSGSDFRTFFEWFREREDLENENRKYREDEIKPEGFCFPDPQLEAVRETIERFLPDFTNLSVRRNPLRMEVTKKDKIVTVNQLSDGAKCLIAMLGDLARRMAIANPQNPDPLTGNGVIIIDEIDLHLHPQWQRFVVPKLLEVFPNCQFFISTHSPNIITHVQPESLHFMEQTQMGIKVHPVRSSYGKNVDRILEDLMGLETTRPQEIAEALKDIYEQISQNQLEAAKNKINDLRAKIQDDPELIKAEVIIRRKEIIGK; from the coding sequence ATGAGAATTAAGTCTATAAAGCTTATTAATTATCGAGGTGCAGTTAGTTTAAACATCGACTTTCATCGGCAGATCAACGTATTCATAGGAGTTAATGGTGCGGGAAAATCTACCGTTTTAGATAGTTTGGCGATTATGCTTTCATGGTTAGTTAATCGCCTAAAAAATACTAATGCCAGTGGACGACAGATTAGCGAAACCGAGATTAATAATGGTCAGGGGACGGCTATAATTGAAATCACGGGAGTGACGGAAGATAGTCAAGAGATTACTTGGAAAATAGTAAAAACTAGGACTGGATATATCCACGCTGGAGAACGGAGTAATTTTAGCCAATTAAATGAATACACTCAACAAATACAACGACAAATTACTGAACATCAAGGACAAATCAACTTACCTTTATTTGTTTATTATTCTGTTAATCGAGCAGTGCTGGATATACCTTTAAAAATTAAAACAAAACATAAATTTGATTCTCTAAGTGCCTACGAAAATGATTTAACCAGTGGATCAGATTTTCGCACTTTTTTTGAATGGTTTCGCGAGCGTGAAGATTTAGAAAATGAAAATAGAAAATATCGGGAAGATGAAATTAAACCAGAAGGTTTTTGTTTTCCCGATCCCCAATTGGAAGCGGTTCGGGAAACTATCGAACGTTTTCTACCCGATTTTACTAATCTTAGCGTCCGTCGTAATCCCTTGAGAATGGAAGTAACAAAAAAGGATAAAATAGTTACTGTTAATCAACTTTCTGATGGAGCAAAATGTCTGATTGCTATGCTGGGAGATTTAGCTCGAAGAATGGCGATTGCTAATCCTCAAAATCCTGATCCTTTAACGGGTAATGGTGTTATTATCATTGACGAAATTGATTTACATTTACATCCTCAATGGCAAAGATTTGTAGTACCTAAATTACTAGAAGTTTTTCCTAACTGTCAATTTTTTATTTCCACCCATTCTCCTAATATTATCACTCATGTTCAGCCAGAAAGTTTACACTTCATGGAACAAACACAAATGGGAATAAAAGTTCATCCCGTGCGGTCGTCCTACGGCAAAAATGTTGATCGAATTTTGGAAGATTTGATGGGATTAGAGACAACCCGTCCCCAGGAAATCGCTGAAGCTTTGAAAGATATCTATGAACAAATTTCTCAAAATCAATTAGAGGCAGCTAAAAATAAAATCAATGATCTCAGAGCAAAAATTCAAGATGATCCAGAATTAATTAAAGCTGAAGTTATCATTCGACGCAAGGAAATTATCGGAAAATGA
- a CDS encoding diacylglycerol kinase family protein translates to MKTNYHQANQSASIPNPYLNNNFIPRSGQVSEGNNPSQREYAWQVASNLLVSFRYAWAGVRYAFVSQRNFRIHTLITLVAISWGLFLRVNAMEMAIVSLTCALVMVLELINTALESVVDLTVGQSYHDLAKIAKDCAAGAVLIASIAALLVAAFIFIPHLLV, encoded by the coding sequence ATGAAGACAAATTATCATCAAGCCAACCAATCTGCCAGCATACCTAATCCCTATCTCAACAATAATTTTATCCCTCGATCGGGACAGGTGAGTGAGGGCAACAATCCCAGTCAAAGAGAATACGCTTGGCAAGTCGCCTCGAATCTATTAGTCAGTTTTCGCTACGCTTGGGCAGGAGTCCGTTATGCTTTTGTTAGTCAAAGAAATTTTCGCATTCACACCCTGATTACCCTAGTAGCGATTAGTTGGGGCTTATTTTTGCGGGTTAATGCCATGGAAATGGCGATTGTCTCCCTTACCTGCGCCCTAGTGATGGTCTTAGAATTAATTAACACTGCCCTAGAATCAGTGGTAGATCTGACGGTGGGGCAATCCTACCATGATTTAGCCAAAATAGCGAAAGATTGTGCCGCCGGTGCCGTTTTAATCGCCTCGATCGCCGCTTTACTCGTAGCGGCTTTTATTTTTATTCCCCATTTATTAGTTTAA
- a CDS encoding RecQ family ATP-dependent DNA helicase: protein MSSHDTESIQTIFQKIWGYDSFRFPQQEIIETILAAKDALIVMPTGFGKSICFQLPALLKTGLTLVISPLVALMENQVAELLAKKLPVALIHHEIPRQQRKKTLAAIADQTLRLLYLSPETLLSPPLWSKLTLPHVKINALILDEAHCLTQWGDNFRPAYRRLGAVRPALLQSKPAGSQIAIAAFTATANPATRETLTRILQLEKPQLFLINPYRQNLDLSTKICISPGCRRHQLLNFLTGQPRQSGLIYTRSRRHSENLAAWLQSLHYRTSAYHAGLLPFQRREIEQNWLRGDLTFVVCTSAFGMGINKPDVRWVVHYQPPALLSEYLQEIGRGGRDGGKMQALTLISEPTGWLDNSDKNQQKFFNSQQERQYRQAWQILAQIPLEGKVEAISAEFPDGALILSLLHSLDRLEWLDPFHYRLIYRHNSAKMTFKPKNEIFPYLYTRRCRWHFLLNAFGFQENADNFRCGHCDNCRRNRPLVS, encoded by the coding sequence ATGTCTTCCCACGATACCGAAAGCATCCAGACTATTTTTCAAAAAATTTGGGGCTATGATAGCTTTCGCTTTCCCCAACAGGAGATTATCGAGACAATTTTAGCGGCAAAAGATGCCCTAATTGTCATGCCCACGGGATTTGGTAAATCTATCTGTTTTCAACTGCCCGCTTTATTAAAAACCGGCTTAACCCTAGTGATTTCTCCCTTAGTTGCCCTGATGGAAAATCAGGTGGCGGAATTATTAGCCAAAAAATTACCCGTCGCCCTCATTCATCACGAAATCCCCCGACAACAGAGAAAGAAAACTTTAGCTGCGATCGCAGATCAAACCCTGCGACTTCTCTATCTTTCCCCGGAAACCCTCTTAAGTCCGCCCCTCTGGTCAAAATTAACCCTTCCCCACGTTAAAATTAACGCTCTCATCCTCGACGAAGCCCATTGTTTAACCCAGTGGGGCGATAATTTTCGTCCTGCTTACCGTCGTCTCGGTGCTGTCCGTCCCGCTCTTCTGCAATCAAAACCGGCCGGCAGCCAAATAGCGATCGCTGCTTTTACCGCCACCGCTAATCCCGCCACCCGTGAGACTCTCACCCGTATCTTACAACTAGAAAAACCGCAGCTTTTCTTAATAAATCCTTACCGTCAAAACCTTGACTTAAGCACCAAAATATGTATTAGCCCCGGTTGTCGTCGTCATCAACTATTAAACTTTCTCACCGGTCAACCTCGACAATCCGGCCTGATCTATACTCGTTCCCGTCGCCATAGTGAAAATTTAGCGGCATGGTTGCAATCTCTCCATTATCGGACCAGTGCCTACCATGCCGGTTTATTGCCCTTTCAGCGTCGGGAAATAGAACAAAATTGGCTGCGGGGGGATTTAACTTTTGTTGTCTGTACCTCAGCTTTTGGCATGGGTATCAATAAACCCGATGTGCGTTGGGTTGTCCACTACCAACCCCCAGCTTTACTATCGGAATACCTACAGGAAATCGGCCGCGGTGGTCGCGATGGCGGCAAAATGCAGGCTCTCACCTTAATTAGTGAACCGACGGGATGGTTAGATAATAGCGATAAAAACCAGCAAAAATTCTTTAACTCCCAACAGGAACGCCAATACCGACAAGCTTGGCAAATTTTAGCCCAAATTCCCCTAGAGGGCAAAGTAGAGGCGATTAGTGCCGAATTTCCCGATGGTGCGCTTATTCTCTCCCTTTTACACAGTCTCGATCGCCTAGAATGGCTCGATCCTTTTCATTATCGGCTTATTTATCGTCATAATTCAGCCAAGATGACTTTTAAACCCAAAAATGAGATATTTCCCTACCTCTATACCCGTCGCTGTCGTTGGCACTTTCTCTTAAATGCCTTTGGTTTTCAGGAAAATGCCGACAATTTTCGCTGTGGTCATTGCGATAATTGTCGTCGCAATCGACCTCTGGTAAGCTAG
- a CDS encoding DUF4327 family protein produces MSAITFSTAPTAYSIRMIKDEVRQMVEQGVVSRHQPIYTLCQFIPPREWVCVECELERCDYLLRDQIGDLIASESWDND; encoded by the coding sequence ATGAGTGCCATAACTTTCTCCACCGCTCCCACCGCTTACTCTATCAGGATGATCAAGGACGAAGTCCGTCAGATGGTAGAACAGGGGGTAGTGAGCAGACACCAACCGATCTACACCCTCTGTCAGTTCATTCCCCCCCGGGAGTGGGTTTGTGTTGAATGTGAACTAGAACGATGTGACTACCTTCTCAGAGATCAAATTGGTGACTTAATCGCCTCGGAATCTTGGGATAATGATTAA